The DNA sequence AGTTTAGGTTCGATGTATTGGGAATCGAGGATGGAATTTATATTGTGCAAATGTGGTCAGCAAAGACACAAAAGGTGTCAGAGCATAAATTGGTCATTCGAAAATAGTGAAATCGGTTTAAAAGAAATTATCTATAGTATTTGCGATTACGGGCTGGATTTTTTTCAAGATCCTGTGAGATATTGTACTATCTTTTAAAAACTTCAATTGATCTTTATGGTGCACATCTGACCCCAAGAAATCAATCATACCTTTATCTAAAAGTTTTATGGCCATATTTTTCACATTACCGCCATAATATCCCGCTAATGACAAAAGGTTGACTTGAAAGAAAATGCTTTCTCTTTTGAAGGCTTCATATTTCTGGAAGTTTCCATACAAAAAAGCATAGCGTTCAGGATGCGCCAATATAGGGTAATAACCAGCCGAGGTTATTTTTTTGACGGCCCTGTGAAAATTAATGGGCGCTTGAAGAAATGACATTTCTATCAATAGATGATAATTACGTAGGGGCAGTACTTGTTTTTTCTTCAGAATTTCCTCAAAATTATCATCGATCATATGTTCTGCAGCGAAATCGATCGAAACATCGGTGATTCCTTTTTCAGCCATTTCCTTTTTTAGCGTTATGAACGAATCTTTGATGGTCTCTAGAGTATTCTCGTAATAGTTGTGCATGATATGGGGGGTGCACACAAAATCAGTGATGCCGAATTCACCAAAACCTTTGATCAAGGCAAGGGAGTCATCAGTAGTTTTTGCCCCATCATCGATACCAGGAAGAATATGGTTATGGATATCTACAAAACCTTCCAAATAATCAACCAAAAAGTGTTTTTTCTGGAAAAAACTGAACATCGATTATATAGTTTTGGCAAAAGTAGGGTTTCTGGTAATAATGTATAATGAAAACTACTTTCCCGATACATTATTTTAAAATGCCCATAAATAAGGAGTAAGGGCGTTTGAGATGGAAAATAGATGAAAACCTTTGTTTTCCATAAATCCATTCTTGAAGTATACTATCGCGTTCTTTGATCTACTATGATCTTTATGGTCACCAACCCATCGTATACACTCTTTTTATTTTGAACAGAACGATGGCAACTATCCTGTGGTGATTTATTTTTCCTAATTCCATCCAATATCAAAAAATACCTGTTTCGGAGGGGTACAAATTGGTGCTCGCTTTATTGAATTCATAAAGTGTACACCGCTAGGCCATCAAATCTTCTGATTATTGATTTTTCTCAAAAGGTGACCAAATTTTAATGCGGGATCAAGGTTCCATAAAACGTTGGTTTCATTGGTTTTCAACAATGAAATACTGAAATTAATACCCTGCTTTTGTTTATACGCAACAAGACTTACGACAACTTTTCGAGTTCTACCGTAAAGTGCCGCATAATAGGGGCTTCCCATTTAATGTAATAGCCTTTTTTGGCCTCATTACGGGTTTCGTACACTTTCTTGATTGCCACGGCTACATACTCCATATGCGCTTGGGTGTAGGTTCTTCTAGGAATGGCCAAACGGACCAGTTCCAATTTTGGATAGCGGTCTTCTCTGGTTGCGGGATCTCTGTCGGCCAAAATCGTACCGATTTCCACACCCCTGATTCCGGCAACGGTATAAAGTTCAATGGCCAATGCCTGTGCACGATATTCCCCTTTGGGAATGGTGGGCACAAACTTGTCAGCATCCAAATAAATGGCATGTCCTCCAAAAGGTTGTTGCACGGGTACACCAAACTCGACTAGACGTTGGCCCAAATAATGTACTTGGTTTATTCTACTTTCGAGATAATCGAGGGTGACCGCTTCGTTTAACCCCTGGGCCAATGCGCCCATATCACGACCCGACATTCCTCCATAGGTTACGAAGCCCTCGTACATGATATTGTAAGTAATACATTCTCTGTAAATCTCAAGACTTTTCAAGGCAATAAACCCACCCATGTTTACAATACCGTCCTTTTTTGCGCTCATGGTCATTCCGTCACCATAAGAAAACATCTCCCTTACAATTTCGATAATGGATTTATGTTCGTATCCTTTTTCCCTCAATTTTATAAAATATGCGTTTTCGGCAAACCTGGCCGAATCGAAGTACAGTGGAATTTGATATTGTTTGCAAACCGCATGTACATCCCTAATATTTTGCATTGAAACGGGTTGCCCTCCAGAGGAATTACAAGTAACCG is a window from the Muricauda sp. SCSIO 65647 genome containing:
- a CDS encoding tyrosine-protein phosphatase, encoding MFSFFQKKHFLVDYLEGFVDIHNHILPGIDDGAKTTDDSLALIKGFGEFGITDFVCTPHIMHNYYENTLETIKDSFITLKKEMAEKGITDVSIDFAAEHMIDDNFEEILKKKQVLPLRNYHLLIEMSFLQAPINFHRAVKKITSAGYYPILAHPERYAFLYGNFQKYEAFKRESIFFQVNLLSLAGYYGGNVKNMAIKLLDKGMIDFLGSDVHHKDQLKFLKDSTISHRILKKIQPVIANTIDNFF
- a CDS encoding tryptophanase, with protein sequence MELPYIEPYKTKMVESINRSTVEQRKAWIEEAGYNLFKLSSDQVMIDLLTDSGTGAMSDKQWAEIMLGDESYAGSSSFIKLASTVKQLTGFEYFIPTHQGRAAENVLFSALVKEGDLIPGNSHFDTTKGHIEFRKATAVDCTIDEAFDTSVYHPFKGNLDIQKLEHTIRSNTKKKIPFVLITVTCNSSGGQPVSMQNIRDVHAVCKQYQIPLYFDSARFAENAYFIKLREKGYEHKSIIEIVREMFSYGDGMTMSAKKDGIVNMGGFIALKSLEIYRECITYNIMYEGFVTYGGMSGRDMGALAQGLNEAVTLDYLESRINQVHYLGQRLVEFGVPVQQPFGGHAIYLDADKFVPTIPKGEYRAQALAIELYTVAGIRGVEIGTILADRDPATREDRYPKLELVRLAIPRRTYTQAHMEYVAVAIKKVYETRNEAKKGYYIKWEAPIMRHFTVELEKLS